The DNA sequence aatttaattttagatctataaataacaatttatatgtaaatacttcgtgttttaaaagaaatcacatttctaatttatgtttaaaaatgcagtgcattatattactttcttgtaaatgttattaaaacaatttaaatatattatatatcttttcttaaaatgttgtaatttttcttatgtttttttcatagaaaaattgaattttgcattttctttgcatttatttaatataatttctatttttgttttctgcaCCATATTCTGAccaaagaaatgtttttacagatatcagaaacaaaaattaacatgctgttcttaaaattattattaattgagttattatgtatcaatttaataacaatggCTTTTTTATCGATGAAAATGTGGAAAATAAGTGGcctaacttattttattatcagttGTCGGACAATATAACTTCGCTTCATTATGATGTAAAAGTAACACTGACACCAAATAATATGAGCGGCGAATCCAAtatcactttttatattacttgtcCAACaccatatataattttaaacattccaagatttatgaatattgatGACATAAGGTTGAAATCGATTGAAAATGGAATGATttgttcaataaataatttaatgcatattattgATGAGAATCGCCCTTTCGaaggaaaattattgtttattgaatCTGTCAATGAATTAATgccacaaaaatatttagaacgTGGAATTTATACTTTACACTTGAAATTCTCATGCACAACAATTCGCGATACAATGGATGTTTTGCAAACTTTCtacagaaagaaagataaaagtcgcgggtaagtaaaaaattattttaatattaaaaaataagatattgaatatctttatactatgtttatattatgttttgtatatattatctttatattatgttttgtaagaattattctttattattttttataaaacatgtatgctgtaatgttattatttacaaaattataagttgtataaaattatgttgtgtaataataaagtttatacatTAGTCTTATAacatcataaaacgtataaaacttttctatatctgaatatatatacttctctctctctacatataatattctcgatatctgatattatattttattttattaatatgtataaataaattttaattaattataaatatatatttattgcaaatatatacttattataaataaatagtttaattataaactaattataaatatttttattgcatttgaaataaattgcattgaaataaatttaaaatttaaaatttttatatttctttaatatattataatttctaatattgtaGCAATAATTACCgacaatttattgttaattaaaatgtcattaaaatgtaatagatTCATATTCGCAACACTAATCTACCCGAGAAAAAACCGACAATTATTTCCATGTTGGGACGAATCGACATTAAGTGCCACCTTCGACATTTCAGTGGAacatcatataaaatacaaagttttatcaaatatgCCGGTACAAGAATACAAATCTGTAAGCGATTCCATGATGTGCACAGTGTTCCAGATGACACCTCTAATGTCTATATATGAAGTTGCAATTATAATGTCCGATCTACACCAGGTTCTCAATTTGACTGAGACTGTGGTTAACACGTGGTGTAGACCGCATTTGATACCTCAAATGACATTCGCGCAATATATTGCTGGAAATGTAACTGAGTATTTAGAGAATAATTTCGAGATCTTAAAAAAAGTTCTAAAATTGGATTATGTCGCAATTCCAAGTTTAGAAAACAGAAATAGACAGACTTGTGGactctttttttacaagtaaTATACAcattcaagaaataattataatcatcatctatcaaaacataatatcacgtttaattttcaaaattaaaaaattgaaaatatgtatttttctgcgtttagaattaaatcaattagaGGGAGATTATAACAGTATTTTAAtactcaaattttaattatatttaaaaatttttatttgtaacattCAAACAACTAAAGAATTTTAGATGTATATGCCTATGGCATATTATgccattatttatttgtgccgttatttatttacacgtcatatatgtattatatacatatattacatatttatatttgtattataaagacatatatactataaattagTATTGGTACTATAGGTAGtcactaaattaataaatttacttttgagaagaaaagaaaacaataagAGTACACATCATaaagtgttataaaataattatatatacttaacaaTTACTACAATAcagctattttaaaaaatgttacaaaagacttatattttatttatacaaatttaatttatatattcatgattattaaaattatgttttatcattatttgaactttttctttttcatcaatatttgttcatctttaatttacataaatattatgtaacttATATAGgcttataaaagattatgatATAATCGTTTCTGAACAATTTTCAGTGAAACAGATATTATCTACAATGAAGAATTACATCCTGCTTCATATAAAACTACAATAATGCGCTCAGTAACTCGTGATATAATACATCAATGGTTTGGTAATATCTTCAAACCATTTTGTCGATCTCATCGGTTATTAAACGAAggatttattatgtttttcgaGATACATGTCATCGAAAAGGTTAGCTTACATTTCTATGTATAACACTAATTGACTAAtgcaattacaaataatatttttcttaccataaaaattgtaaaaatttttaatagtttctattttatacattaagaaaaaaggaagaaacgctataattataatataatccaattttttaatttcttacaatatttgaattttgtttagaaaaaatttagttgAACAGATAGAAAGAAGAtccatcatattattatttagaaataacatgcaattattgtttgttaaataattttaattttatttttaatattaaatttttatatctattaatctttaaattaaaaatatagaatattttatagaaaataatagaaaataatataaggtattttaacaataacaaataattttgcatacatTAGTGCGTCATTAAACCGTAttgattacataaattattgattctgTTTGCAGGTCTTTCCAGATTCTCAAATAACAGATTTGTTGATAGTCCAAACTCAACAAGATGCTCTTTATCTAAACTCTTATACTGCTATGAACTTTTTTGCAAAAGACACAAGCAGtatatctgaaatttattcacatttttgtttttctcataTGCTAGgtaatttttgtgtaattaaatatataaataaaataaaataaatgtacacacataattgtacatgtaaacattagtaaatataaatagataaattcatCAATgctaaacaaaaatatcagagaagagattaaaacattttgattgtatatttttgtcgttaattaaagtttgctataaaagaagaaatggaaatttattaaataattagttaattagttaaataataagttaattaaagtttaaaattagttcttcttataatatattatattcaataaatttatagatattgtgatacgtaaatttatttaaaattaatataattgtattttgtatttttaaatataattatattttattataggaaCCGCTTTATGGCGCATGTTGAATAGTGTACTTCCTCGCAATTCATTgtggataaatttaaatgaatatttgaaCACTcggtaaaagatattttcataaaataatttcatataccATCGTATATGTACAAGAAAAGAACCTATAATAAAACAGTGATACGTACTATATCTACATAATGCATCTACAAAAGTGATGCTATTCACAAATTATgccaataatgaaaaataatgaaaaaaaaatatattatacattatatatatatatatatatatatatatatatatatatatatatataattttgtttcttaatttaatagtgAGAAATCTATTGTAGCGTGAgaaaagaattacaaaaatatttcaagtaaaatatttctaagagCATAATATGTGTATCAgtcagaataataaaaattaacaaattaatataaagtgtaaaaactatatctaataaatttcactacatttattatgattatcaaaactttatttttgattgtcATAGttgttaaaatgaatatttatcgcaatttttaatGCGAATTAATGATGTATAATGTGAAAGAATTactgcaatattaaattttacagatttaCTTATTCTAATTCGACTCCCAATGATCTATGGAGTTTAATACAGACTGATATAGAtcgtaaattgaaaaataaactatacAATAATCTAAACATAAAACAGATAATGGATATTTGGACTACACAAACGAGTTGTCCTGTGGTAAACGTGATACGAGATTATTCTCATAAGtacgtaaaaatatcgaaagaaaTTGACGGCAAATTGGATCGGAAACCATATTTTATACCTGTGAGCTATACTAAAGAAACGAACATCGATTTCGTTAATATCTCGCCACAAAGATTCGATTATTTAACGCAATCGAATCCCGAGATAAAAATCGACTATGATAATGAAGATAAATGGTTTATTGCTAACATATTGCAAActggtaaatattaaataataaaattaatatctttatatataaatctctttatatctgtctcattatataaaaaatctggttttattacgtattttgatattttattttttttacaagaattgtgtaattatttttacatcttataaacataataatatttttctaacacattctataatattactcTAAGTTTTAGATTAAACGtactttgcatataaatattatttttgtaactaaAATTTCAGTTTAAATTTGTACACTTTTATATCCtttaatatttccttttataaaactttatttttaatttgattaattgatttgataattttcgtaattaataatattaatacaagaaatttctaaatttaaaaatatatatactatcaaTTTCTAGTATAATATGCGTAtacttaaaatagaaaaatataaaaagatacattaatttgataattactGATGTCTGATTGTTTTGATGCATTGAAAAAATGACCAATaagatttatctgttaaataaTAGGATATTATCGTGTCAATTATGACACCAAAAACTGGCGAATGATTGCGCGTTATTTAAACTCTAAAAAGTATAGCAATATACATGTTATCAATCGAGCGCAAATCATTGATGATGCGTTCCATCTTGCGATAGGGAAGAAACTtgatttttccatattttggGAACTCGCGAACTATTTATGGCGAGAAAGCAATTATGTAGCATGGTATcctatgattaaaatttttgaacgtATATCCAGTGCTTTTGCATTGTCAACAACTCATGAATATTTTGAGGTAAACTTTATATGGAAtgatctaatattaaaaatataatgatgtaagttataaaatataatatgttaagagtatatgtatttaaacgTATGAAACAAACAGATTTattcaaaagattattaaattcgaAGCTTATtcaattacttattaattaaaatgtgctttaaaaataagatagttTTAGTAAATAggaatgttattattttttcgtttattatatatattatatctgaccttgtaaataatataatatgaaaaatacatttaataactaaaaaaatatatttttatcaaattgtaggaaataaaaatgataataggaAGCTTGTTTAATTATGTAGACAAGAATATGTACAATCAAACGAAATCTATCACGATCTTGAATGACAATCTTGCTAAACATTTAAAACAAGAACTCACAAAATGGGGATGtcttatcaataatttcttatgCCTGAAATGGCCAAAGAACAATATGAatggcatttaaaaaataataaaactaacaagtatgttttttaatcctttttttatgGTCGCTGTTTGTATCTTGTCCGctcatttaatatgtttttgttaAAGACATTgctaaatatctataaaagcttttaagagacttaattttcttttttttttggatattATAGACTTCTACCTGAGTGgaagaaattgatattttgtaatagTTTAAAGACTGCAAGCTATAGTGCATGGAACAAAGCATTGATGAACGCGTTGAATGCATATAAAAGACATCTGATTATGAAATGTTGAAATTTCTTAGTTGCTCTGATGATCCGCAAAttgtatctaattatatatggtTTATTTTAAAGACTTTTGAAATAACGATCAGATTTGAtagaaatatcgattttaaaacACTAACACGGAAAAAGAGCGTCTTTATGCTATAACTGCTGATATTTTCTTGTCTACTCTTGCCATGCATGTTAAGAATCCTATAGTACTTAATAACACATTGAAGATCTTTGAAAACATAACAAACAGGTAATAACatcttataaacatttaatgcctataattttgaaaatttgttatgtatatattaattacaaatttatatatactgtttTGTTCTTATAGCCGAATTAGTACGATTGCAACattaattgtcattattaataatgtgtatTCCAAAATGAACTTGACAAggtaacttttataaattcaatatttatttatataactttgctaataaaaaaattattacatttgctttttataatggattaattacaaaattatttatcaataataaattaataatctattttagataaaaaatttgctaagGACATGCCACAATTATTTTCGATACATATGTTTCAATGTATTGAACATAAGATAACAACGCGTTTACTTAAGATCGAAAGTCAGATAGAAATGTATCAAACTATGTTTTCTCGATTGTACTTCATTACGACAACCACAATACGTCCGACTACAGCACATTCAATTGAATCTCCGAAAAACATAACTATGAAACCTGGTAAATCGCCTAGGAGATGGAGTTAAACTTCCTAATTATCTTTGAacattaataatgcatattcTCAAGGCCAACTTATCAaggtaaatttattaattttacaaaatcaaaaactatacttattttagaaatttatttttcatttatgtaaataatatatatatatatatatatatatatatatatatatatacataattttcaagttattagtataattaagtcgatacatcattttttttttacatgtatcatcataattatgctaattatgttaaaaaatttgtcacttCTGCTTAAttacgaaattattaattgataacaaatatccaaataaaataaaatttattttaagtaaataactttacaaaagataataaGCAATATCCATATTTGAACGCAAATtaatctgataataaaatgaatagatGAAATTTCTTCAAAGTTTATTCGAAGAGATCAGCATGTTCATTTATTTGTTGCAAAAGAATTAACTACAACATGTTCCTAACAACAACTAAAACTGCAGAGCATCTATCGTTTATAAAAGTCAATAAACATAATCATATTATCCAACATTTGGaatatcttttcatatatgtattatttaattatttatatatctattgtcttcaattactttttatatgtttttatatgttttgtttctaattatatcgtaaatatctttaacgttattttgattcttatatatattattcaattttaatatatttatataaatataaatatatacaatatacatacatatacatatatacaaatgcaaacataagtgtatatatgtaatattatgtgtattgTTTATACAGaactctttattaaatatattagtacgtaaatatgttaattaaacatcaaatataaaattttatatcatataggatatacacattaatatttgaatgactcattattaatatataattaatacaattattgtaataattaatattgtaataattattattagctttACTATTTTATGTTGCCGGaatttgtataatacttttattattttgttactaatttatttataatattatatattataaatgttatatattaaaaataattttttcaatttattgcaaaataatgaatattgtaataacgatatttaatggaataataattttaatgccaaaatatatatttttctatgtttttcttcgtcttcattttcttctatcttttaaaaaattctatttaaacattaggtattaaacattaaaaacattttagaatGTAGattataatagagaaataatttgttttctttttataaaaaatgattttttattgatctaaattattaaataacataattgatatttgtttaaatatccttttttatttaaattttcattcaaagacaaatgtgattttaagtaaattttttctttttattgtttatttattatttatcatattaaattttataattatttacgcaattattatttacgataaatGTAGGCGACATAGAATATGCATTTCTAgaactaattttatatcaggCTCTTTTCATCACAGTTTATATGCTAATATCAAAacaatctttctttaataaatgtagTGAGAACAAATGTTTACtttactttttcaattttttaacaataataatatatatatatatataccgccgggtgtccggcgtcaatcgcatcacccgtcgtatgCAGATAGAACAGGTAAAACAGGAGAAAAATcatgtaccattttttttataacgcttaataaaagagttattattgaataaagtctgaccaatcatcgccgatctttagctaaACGCACGTAAGTAAGGCACTGTaaacagctgagcgctcacgcacacatgcCAGGCATGTGGCTCATTGACGTGTGTTCAGCTAAAGGTCTGCGCTGAATTgtcagacttcactcaataatcttttattaagcattatcgaaaaaatggtacaggacttttcttctcagttttatctgctctatctgcacatgatgggtgatgcgattgacgccggacaccctgtatgtgtatatatatatatatatatatatatatatatatatatatatatatatatatttgtaacaaaattataattttaaattttctcgatAATGTTTGTTTGAAATGACtcaaaaatgaaattcttgttcatctcttttttgttattgAAGCATGTGCTCGAAAAGAACCTCCTTTCTCcaattaaatttagtttattcaaaatgtaatttgtttaacaagatataaaaatgtaaaaaaagatatttaaaataaaaaaattttaaactttgtatataatctattttatacaaaaaatctaACTAATAGAGGCAAAAgctaattctttataaaaataaaagaaaagtaaaaatatatttcttcttgcataaaacatataattttatagtcgaattttttaaatgcttttaaaaagcatttaaaaattcgtctataaactgataaaaaatttttttaatttttaaaagctacacacaaaatatatgtatatattcgtcGAGAATTGTTGTGCTTTGTTTCCTATCAATCTAGCAAGGTCTAATAATATGcttgatacatataattttaagaaaatatttacatgacATTAAGtacttcatatattatattatgttcaaAATGTTGTCAGTATTCGATAGTTATTCGAAACAAAAGATCACGACTGAGAATCTAAACATTTTTGGCTAAAAGTAAAACTCGTGGCTGATTCAACaaggtaaattatatataagatatttagatatttcgttttaaacatatgtatataaaaatatatataaaaatgacaatgtttttttccaGAATACATTGTTCAgttatcaagaaaaattaacatgttttttttattttttattctttatgtattacaataaacataaaaattctgACAAATTATGatcttttaatcattttacaaattagaaatcttaaaaagaaattgtctatgctttcacattttttttcttaatggaTATCTAGAGTCATTATTTTCTAACGTTATATTAagtcatatatgtaataaatataaaaaagggcAAGCAAcagatgttaatttattatattaatttttcttcttagaaaaatg is a window from the Cataglyphis hispanica isolate Lineage 1 chromosome 9, ULB_Chis1_1.0, whole genome shotgun sequence genome containing:
- the LOC126851999 gene encoding aminopeptidase N-like isoform X2, which produces MRSVTRDIIHQWFGNIFKPFCRSHRLLNEGFIMFFEIHVIEKVFPDSQITDLLIVQTQQDALYLNSYTAMNFFAKDTSSISEIYSHFCFSHMLGTALWRMLNSVLPRNSLWINLNEYLNTRFTYSNSTPNDLWSLIQTDIDRKLKNKLYNNLNIKQIMDIWTTQTSCPVVNVIRDYSHKYVKISKEIDGKLDRKPYFIPVSYTKETNIDFVNISPQRFDYLTQSNPEIKIDYDNEDKWFIANILQTGYYRVNYDTKNWRMIARYLNSNKYSNIHVISRAQIIDDAFHLAIEKKLDFSIFWELVSYLWRESNYVAWYPMIKIFERISGALAFSTTHEYFEEIKMKIESLFKYVNKNMYNQNSPIILLNDDLNNHLKQELTKWDVSSIIPCAWRWPKNNMNGI